The genomic region AACCCCTCCGGGGTTTCCCACCCTTCCCACAGTCCCTGCTGCGGTCAGAAGGCACCGCGTTTCGGATTGATTTTTACATGAGGCAACAAATACCATTTTGGGAAGATTCTTACGTGAGGCAACAGGCCAAGGGAGGGTCTGAACCGGGACCGGTGGGCTGGATGATCCCCTCCCGGGTCGGGCTCAGGGTCTTCGTCCCGGCTGCATCTCCGTCCGCCTCACTTGTTCATCACGTGAATGGCTGCGCCGAGGGCGGCCTCGACGGATTCGAGAAGGCCTTCGCTGAGTGTGGGGTGGGGGTGGATGGTCTGGCTCAGGTCGTCGAGGAAAGCGCCCATCTCGATGGCGAGGGCGGCCTCGGAGATCATCTCGCTGGCGTCCGCGCCCACGATGTGGACGCCGAGGATGCGCTTCGTGTCGGCGTCGGCGACGGTCTTGACGAAGCCCTCTGTGGCGTTGAGGGTCATGGCCCGACCCGAGGCCCTGAAGGGGAAGGTGCCCGTCACGACGCGGTGGCCCTTCTGGACGGCCTCCTGCTCCGACAGCCCGGCCCAGGCGATCTCGGGATCCGTGTAGATGACGGCGGGGATGACCACGTTGTCGAAGGCCGACGGCTCGCCGGCGATGACCTCCGCGGCCACCTTGGCCTCGCGGTAGGCCTTGTGGGCCAGGAGGGGCCCCCCCACCACGTCGCCGATGGCGTAGATTCCCGGCGCGCTGGTTTCCATGCGAGCGTTCACCTGGATGAAGCCCTTGGCGTCTTGCTTGACGCCTGCGGCGTCCAGGCCGAGCCCCTGGACCGAAGGCACGCGGCCCACGGAGACGAGGACCTTGTCGGCTTCCAGGACGGTCTCCTTACCTTCCTTGTCCTGAATCACGACGCGGGAGGGGGCGCCCCTTTCGAGGCGCATGGCCTTGTGGCCCAGGCGGAGTCCGACGCCCAGGGCCTTGAGCCTCCGGGTGAGGACCTCCCGCACCTCGGGGTCGTGCTGAAGGAGCAGTTCCGGGAAGAACTCCACGACCTCCACCTCCGCCCCGAGCTTCCGGTAGACGCTGCCCAGCTCCAGCCCGATGTAGCCCCCCCCGATGACGACAAGGCGGCGCGGGACCTCCGAAAGGGAGAGGGCTTCCTTCGACCCGATGACGGTATCGCCGTCCACCTCGAAGCCCGGAAGGGGGAAGGGGACGGACCCGGTGGCGACGACGGCCTGCTCGAACTGGACCACCTGGGGTCCCTGGTCGGTCTGGACCTCGAGGGTGCGGTCGCTCGTGAATCGCGCCCGGCCCGTGAGGACCTCGGCGCCGTTTTTCTCCGCCAGGAACTTCACGCCGCCGGTGAGCTTCTGGACGACGCCGTCCTTCCAGGCCACGAGTCGGCCCATGTCCACCCCTCTGGCCTCTACGGAGATGCCCATCTGGTGGGCTTCCCTGGCCTCGGCGAGGAAGTCGGCGGCGTGGATGAGGGCCTTGCTGGGGATGCACCCTTCGTTGAGGCAGATGCCGCCGAGGCGCTTTTCCGCCTCGATGAGCACCACGTCCTTTTTCAGCTGGGCCAGACGGATGGCGGCCAGGTACCCCCCGGGCCCGGCCCCCACGACGGCCACCTGACAGCCTTTGGCAAAGGATCCCACGACCATGGCGTCACCCCCTCAAAAGCATGTATTCGGGATGTTCAAGGCGCTGGACAAGGGCCGACGCGGCGCGCGCGCCCTCGGCCCCGTCGATGATCCGGTGATCGAAAGAGAGGGCCACGTTCATCATCTTCCGCACGGCGACCTTCCCCTCGTGGACCGCGGGGCGGTCCTTCACGGCGAAGAAGGCGGCGATGGCCAGTTCGGGCTGGTGGATGATGGGCGTGGCGATGAGTCCCCCCACGGGGCCGATGTTCGTGAGAGTGAAGGA from Acidobacteriota bacterium harbors:
- the lpdA gene encoding dihydrolipoyl dehydrogenase, with amino-acid sequence MVVGSFAKGCQVAVVGAGPGGYLAAIRLAQLKKDVVLIEAEKRLGGICLNEGCIPSKALIHAADFLAEAREAHQMGISVEARGVDMGRLVAWKDGVVQKLTGGVKFLAEKNGAEVLTGRARFTSDRTLEVQTDQGPQVVQFEQAVVATGSVPFPLPGFEVDGDTVIGSKEALSLSEVPRRLVVIGGGYIGLELGSVYRKLGAEVEVVEFFPELLLQHDPEVREVLTRRLKALGVGLRLGHKAMRLERGAPSRVVIQDKEGKETVLEADKVLVSVGRVPSVQGLGLDAAGVKQDAKGFIQVNARMETSAPGIYAIGDVVGGPLLAHKAYREAKVAAEVIAGEPSAFDNVVIPAVIYTDPEIAWAGLSEQEAVQKGHRVVTGTFPFRASGRAMTLNATEGFVKTVADADTKRILGVHIVGADASEMISEAALAIEMGAFLDDLSQTIHPHPTLSEGLLESVEAALGAAIHVMNK